A stretch of DNA from Gimesia chilikensis:
GTGGCAGGATGCCCGTCAGAATCACGTTGCGGTCGTCCAGTTTGGTGGGGACACAGAGTTTGGGGGTAATCGCTTCCACTCCGGTCAGTCCCGCCAGTGCCAGTTCAGCCACGTGTTCTTCTGGGATGGTTTCCTTGTGCATGTCTGCAGCATAATAATCCTGCAGTGTGACGCCTTCGGGGAGAATCAGTACGTTCGCTCCCAGTTCGTCAAGTTTACCAGCAACCTCCTGTTCTGAGAAAATTGTAACGTTGCGGATCGCTACCAGCGCTGTCACACTCAAAATGATTGCCAGCAGGCTGGCGATCAGCGCCGTAGGACGCTCTTTCATTTCTTTCCAGATTATTGTTCTCATTGTCATGAGAGACCTCCTTAAAGTATATGATGCAATGGTTTATTTACAGTGTTTGCAGCCTTCCACGCCGCAGCTTTTTCCAGCTTTTTTCAGCTCGGCAATCAGCTGCTGGCTGGTCACACTATTGTTGAACTTCCCGACCATCACACCAGGAGGTGCCATAAAAATGACAGACGAGTTTTGTGAGTCAGGCACTCTCAGTTCATTCAAAAAGTCGCGTTCGGTCGGCTCAGATTGTGAGACGGTAATTACTTCAACCGCGTTTTTGTAACAGGGCATCGATTGGAAATTCTGAACCCCATTGGGAATTCCTGTACTATTTGAGGCATTCACACACAGTAGCACCATTCTACGGTTCTGCAGATTCAACATGCACCGGGATTTGGCGGGGGATACGAATGCCTGCTGAATATAGTCAGCGTTGATCTGTTTCACATAGGAACCGGTGACCGCCCCATTGGGAGCAACTGCCAGCGTAAGCGGCATGGGCGCGCGTGAGACTCCATACTGTTCAACAATCTTGCGTTCCTGGGGATCGCCGGTGTTAACCGCCACAACGGACGCTGTGTTTTTGTCGGACAGATTCTGCTGCAGTGTGCTCCACATGCTTTTGGTGGTTGTATCCTGGTCTTTCCAGAACATGATAAACGTGTATTTATTCTGTTCCGCTGCGGAAGCACGTGATGCTTCCGCCTTGCTCAATGATGCCACCCGGGGCGTATTTTGAGCCGGGGAAACATTCGACATGGAAACCAGAAGAGTGCCTGCGGCCAGCAGACGAATACCATTATTTTTGAACAGTTTTAAAAAAGTGTGAGACTTCATATTATAAACTTCCTTACCTGTTTGTTGATTATGCTGCGATTTTGATCTGCAAAAAGAGGTAATGGGCTCGACCTGTAATTGCGCGCAGAAGCAGCGAAATGCAGTCTGATTTAAACAGACACAGGCGCAGCAGTTATCATTTGAATCAGAATTGAATTCAAAGAGACGGTCAGCAAGATTGCTGTGGACAATTAGTGACCGTTACTGCCAGTAGGCAAGCGAGCCCGAGAGAAATTTATAAGCGCAGTGGGAGTATTACAGCCGCCTGTGAAGTGTCATTCGCTACGTCATTCAGATGAGTTACGAAGCGGCAGGACTGATCCAGATTAACGACCAACGTCACCGGATGGGTGCAACTTTCCAGATGCACTACCGGCCCAACAGAGGCAAATATTTCGTCAGAAACATGACACGTACAGGGACATTCATGTTCTTCATCCAGCGGCAACTGCTGCTGGACTCCCTGTCTTTGATTCCACCGAGCACAACAGAAACAGGCTGTGGAAACAGCTTTGCAGTCACCGGATTCGTGCTGAACTGATTCTCCCTGCGCAGCAAATCCATGTCCCCAGCAGACCGGGCAGGGTTGCAGTAGTAGAACGATCATGAACAAGCGAATCAGTTTCATCACACATCTTAGCGAAAAAAAGTTTTACAGCATTCTGCCGGCTTGAAAGACTTTAGATAGACCTCAAGCAATCAATGGATTTTATATCCTGTATCCCTCGTAATCATACAAGACAAGCACTTCTAGCATCGACATGCGAAGTGCTGCCGCTTGATCACAACTGGATAATAATACTGGTTCTGTCGATTAGTCTAAAAACTTTCGACAAAGGCAGCGAAAACCGTGTAATCAATGCATATCCCCCATACATCCAGAGAGGGAATAAGGGTGTTGAATCCTAGGTTAATTAGTAAGATCTGCCAAGATCAAAACAGGGATGATATTAACTTAGTGGCAGGGCTTTACAAGCACCCCTCTTGCAACATCATGTCCAATCGCACATCGCCCCTGAAAAGTATCCAACGTGATCACACTGACCTCGGATGAAATATGATGGATCAGAATTTCAGAGTCGACGAGAACACCAATTTCTGAGAGATATCTCAGCGAATCTGCAGCCTGCAAATCGATCCATCCTTTTGTGGAATGGGAGCATCACCCGGGTCATATTCAGGATGATTCAAAAAGTCATCGATATAATCAATCAGTCTGTCAGAAGCACAAGGCTCCAGTCGGAAGGCGTCTTTCTCCAGTGTTTTCCAGGTGACTCCCAACGACTGGCAAAAGAAGAATTCGAGAAGTCGACGCCGACGGACCGTAAGGTGAGTCTGTCTTCGACCGCTCTCCGTCAGAATTGCCCCTTCATAAGGTATTAAGTTGTAAACACCGGTCAGAAAACGTAGCGCCTGCCGGTTGAAAAACGTAGCGCTGGTTATGGAAAGATTCGTCCGATGTGTAGCTTGGAGATTCGGACGAAGATTGGGTCCTTATCTTACTTCGTCTCGTTTGACTTGCTGCTTGAGGTTTTTGTGTGTCGACGTTTCGCGTCTTGCAACCGGTAGCTTATGCGTTGTCGTTCGGATGATCTTGCAAGCCCGCTTCATGCCCGGCCAATCGAAATGCTCGTTGAGCATCGTCGTCGTGATTAGTCTTCGATGTTCAACACGTCCATGTCCCTTACAAAGCGTCGAAGCTTCTTTACGTCCGCTTCCATTTCGCGTCGTTGCCAGGGGGGAAAAGCCTTCGGTTTCAGCGAAGGCGAGTTGAATCTCTTTCAGCAAGGTTGGCTGATTTTCCTTGACAGTGAAAAAGTAATCACCGTCCGAATCAACGGTCTCTTCGCAAATATCTCGCTGGCAACACATGGCGTCTCCAATGATCGCTTTTCCCTTCAAAACAAGAGTTTTGAACAGATCAAAGACAGCCTTCGCTTCATTCGTTTTACAATCAACACGCGTCTGACTCAGCACGCAACCGGTTTGATGATCGAGTGCAGCGAGGAGATGCACTGCGCGTTGATGCCAATACTGTTCGACACGATATTTGCGCACTGTCGCATAGTAGTATAAAATACTGCCATAACGACAGGAATCAGCATGGTTAAGAAACGACCTCATCAGATTGAAGCAAGTGATATCACCGGTCTTAAGTATCTGGATCGGGTCTTCCGCTGTTTAAACGCTTGCGTCCCGAGGGTACAGAACGCGACAAAGCCGGTAATCGGCAACTGTTCTACGATCAGTATTGCGCGCTGCAGTTGCTTTATCTCTTCAACCCGATTGTTACTTCACTACGTGGATTACAGCAGGCCAGTGAACTCAAAAAAGTTCAGAGAAAACTCAACTGTCCACGATCTTCTCTGAGATCTCTGTCGGAGGCAGTTCGCGTGTTTGATCCCGAGCTACTGCGGGAAATCGTGGGCGAATTAATTGAAAAACTGCCTGTCCAAGAGCCTCAGGATCGGCGTCTGCAGGATCTGGCTCAGGCACTGACTGCCGTAGATGGTACGTTCCTCAAAACACTGCCTCAGATCACTCAGGCCTGTTTTTCAACCCGACAAGATAAGGGATGGCAGTTGCATACACATTTTGAAATACTACGGGGAATTCCTGTTCGCATGGATTTGACAGATGCCACCGGTATGAAAAATCAGTACTGTCCAGAGTACTGGAAAAAGATCGTTGCTACATTCTCGATCAGGCATATGAAAAATATGCCCTGTTTAATGAGATTGTTAATGCCGGCAGCAGCTATGTCTGTCGGATCCGTGGGGATCACATTTTTGTAGAACAGGAATCCCGTAAATTAACCGCAGAAGCCCAAGCAGCAGGCATACTGGAAGATCAGTCAGGGTATTTGGGTTCTCCCAAGTCACGGAGAACCCAAATGCCAAGATCATCTGGTGCGGCGGATTACTGTGAAAATTACTCCTCATCCTAAACGGGGAGGACGGAGGTGGGAAGGTGCTACCCAGGACCTGGTTGTAGCCACCAATCTGCTGGATGTACCAGCAGAAGTCATCGCACTGATTTACCAGCACCGTTGGCAGATCGAATTGTTCTTTCGTTTTTTGAAGCATGTACTCGGCTGTCGTCACTTGTTCAGTCAGGATCCACAGGGGGTTCAGATACAGACTTACTGTGAGATGATTGATTGTTTATTGATTAGTCTGATCACAGGTAAAAAACCGACACTCCGAACATATGAAATGCTGTGTTTTTACTTCAGTGGGCTGGCGGATGAGGAAGATCTGATCAACCATATAAACCGCCTGCAATCCCACGAATCCAGATAAAACGAGAGCTCTCGCCTGACTACTGACTGTTGGTGACGAGATGATTCATGCTGCGCAGTTCATAAGATTCAGCTGTCGCATATGAGCCCCATCTAAAAGAGGCTCGTAGACAAAACCTCTGCAAAATACTGCGCACAAAAGTTAAAGTATTAAATCAGAATCAAATGCAAACGGTGGGCTGAACAGTATTGCGTTGATGCGTCTGTAAACTGCCGCACAACGTATTGCCTTCAATGGAAGTTGCACACAGAGAATCATTATCAATTTCGACGCCTTCTAAAGTGCACATCCATTCGCGAATCGCCTGCTCAAATTCTTCTGGACAAATCTTTTTGAGGAGATCTGTGTATGTGTTCGCACACGGTGGAATTCGTTTGAAGCCGAGCCAATGATAGGTACTTCGCTCAAGTTGGCGAACCCATTTCGCAATCATTCGCATACTGCGAATTCCACTAAGTGTTCCGCAAATAATAGCCGCCAGCATGGCATTAAAAGTGTGGCGTTGTCCCTGACGCCCGCGATGGTCGGTGATCTGATCCAAAATGGAAAACAGGTCGCACAAGTCGGCGGGTTGCATCGTATTGCCTCCTTGGTCTTGTAAAAGTTGAACTCCGTTTTGTAACTTTGTGGAAAAATATCCCCAAAACAGGACGTTATTTCCTACCCAGACCTACTACACACATTCAATGCCATATTCTGAGCAGCCCTGGTGAAACCCTACTTCGGTCTTGACACGTCTACTGTATCTTTGTAAAATTCTGATTATGATGAAGAATGGCACTCATATCTTTCAGCATGGATTGGTTTTAGCAGCAGTTTTGTTGTTCGCTATACCACTCGAAGTTTGCTACCATTCCATCACTTCTCCACATTGCTGCCAAAATGCCGAACGTAGCATTCCTTGTGATAGTCCATTATGCGAATGTCATCGAACGACGGTTTTTGCCGCTTTCTTTCAGATTTCTGGTCAGCGAATAGAGCAAAGTGATCTGAGTATAGCCAAGTCGGATGTAACCGAATTATTTGGGGCTTATCTTCAGGAAGATGCTTCTTCCCCTCCACCAACAACGGCACTCGAACGTTGTGTGCTTTTTTCGCGGTTGACTCTGTAATCCTTCGCGAGGGTTATATGTATCCGTGGATTGAACGGTTAGTGTCTCCAAGCAGCATAAGGCTGCCGTCAGCATCGCTTTTCTCTTGTCCGATGCCTCGTGTTTGACGAGCAGTTTAAGCCGTTTTCCCTTCTTAATTGTGTTCAATCATCTTCCTTTGGCACAATAGGGTGCCTGGAATAGGTGTTTTTCATGTTAGTTCTTACCCAAAAGATCTCTGAGGCAACCAAGCCTCCTTCGCTTAGTGTCTCCCGGACTGTTAAGAGTGTTGAAGGCTGGCGTGTGCGTCCGGCTGTTTCTCCACCGAAGGAAATTCCAGTACATAGCCAAGATGTTTCGGCGCGGACCAAGCCGCTGTCGCCCTCTAATGCTGGGATAAATGCTGTCCGCATCTTGGTGGCGGACGCAGATTCTTCTCTTGCCAAAATCTATACGACTCACCTGTCATTATTGGGTTTTGAAGTGACCATGGCTTGCAATGGAGTTGAATGTCTGGCTCGACTCCGCAATCGAATACCTCATCTAATAGTTCTGGATGCCGGGTTATTGTGGGGCCGAGCGACAGATGTTCTGGCTATATTGGATGAGTGTACCGACATTCCTGACGTGCCAGTTTTGGTGACATACGATCACACCTGTGAGCAGGCATTACCTGATGTGCGTTCTTTCCGCGTGAACGATTACGCGGCGAAACCTCTCACCCCGAACCAACTTGCTGAACGCATTCGCGAACTGATCGCGTTTGCGGGCAATTGCGACGAAGATCTTGACTCAGTTGACAATTGCGAAGGGCAATCACCTAAAAGAACTACGGGGAGTGCTCATGATGAACGTAGATCGAATTGAAAACCTGTGGTGTAATAAGCACCGCATGACAGCTTTGATGGGCTACGGCCTTTTGGCCGTCGCTGTAGGCGCAGCAGGCATGTACGCGGTCACGCGAGCTTTTCTGACTGAGCCTGTAAGCGGTGTAGCTTCTACCGAAGCGAGACACGGAGTGGATGACGAGCATGGTGAGGATTCATATGTGGTTACACTCGCAAAAGACAAATGGGCCGTAGCTGGACTTCGCATTGCTGAGGTTGCCAGCAGCAATCTGACGAGGACCGAGTGGATCACGGGCAAGGTAGCCCTGAATGAAGACCGCCTGGCGCATGTTTATTCTTTGGTCGATGGGCAAATTCATGAAGTTAAGGTCCAGTTCGGGGACGACGTAAAGCAGGGACAGGTGTTGGCCGTTATCGACAGCAAAGAGGTCGGCTTGGCCAAGCTGGACTTATATAAAGATCGGCTCGATGCCGAGTTCGCCAAGATCAACTATGAGTTCATGCGAGAGATCAACGAGAACACACAAGCGCTCATCAAAGTTCTAATAGAACGGCCTCCACTGGAGAAAATTGGAGCGACATTTGATGACAAGCAGCTCGGCAAGAACCGCCAGCAGTTGATGACTGCCTACGCGAACCTATATAAATCGCGTGCCGACTACGAGCGACTCACGTCGGTGGCGGAAAGTGGCGTGGTGGCCGGCAAGTTATTGATCGAAGCCAAAGCCCGGTTCGAGGCGGACCAAGCCACATTTCAGTCACTCTTGGAACAATTGAAGTTTACTGCATCACAGGAGGCTTTGCTCGCCGAACAAAAACTTCAGCAAGCCGAGCAGACCGTGGCGGCCAGTCGTTCACGCCTACTCATACTCGGCTACCAGCAAGATGACCTGAAAAGCATTGATCCGATCAAAGAGGGCGAGATGATCGCACATTATGAGCTTCGCGCCCCGTTCGATGGCACGGTAATTGGCAAAAACGTAGTGCTGGCCGAGCGGGTGGGACCCGATACCGAGATGTTTCAGGTTGCTGACCTATCGACGCTGTGGGTGCAAGCAGATATCTATCAAAAAGATTTGCCCAAGACTCGCCAACTCGGTGAAACGCTGCGGTTTCGCTCCCCGGACTCAGACCATCTTCACGAAGCCCGTATCTTCTACACGGGTGATATTCTTGATCCAGAAACTCGGACGGTGCGATTGCGTGCCACGATTGACAATCCGGATCGTCATCTGAAACCAGGCATGTTCGTTGAAATCGCATTGCCGGGAGAAACGCTGTCCAACATCGTGACGTTGCCGGCGTCTGCCATTCAAGAAGTGGAAGGGCATGATGTCGTATTCGTACAGACCGGACTGGAAGCGTTCGAGAAGCGGAAAGTCAAGGTTGGAATGCGCAGCGGCGACACCGTACAGATCCGCGACGGGTTACAACCTGGCAACAAAGTGGTTGTGGTCGGTGGCTTTGCCCTGAAATCGGAACTGATGAAAGGATCGATCTCGCATGGCCATTAAAAGTCGAGAGCATTTTCGTCTACACTCCCTCTTGGTGATTACCTTTCTGCTCTACAATTTTCTGGGGCTCGCTCGCCAGCTTCGGAGCCAGCTATGATCAACAAATTCATCGACGTCTCATTGGACAACCGCTTCGTCGTATTATTGCTGGTTGTATTGCTGATCGCGGTTGGTCTGTCGTCGATGACTACATTACCCGTCGACGCCGTACCTGACTTGACCAACGTACAAGTTCAGGTGTTGACAACTTCGCCTTCACTCGGTCCTGTCGAGATGGAGCAACTGATCACATTCCCTGTCGAAACGTCGATGAGCGGTATTCCCCACGTCGATGAAATACGGAGCGTGACGAGGTTCGGTCTGTCGAACGTGACGATCGTGTTCGAGGAAGGCACGGACATCTACTGGGCACGGCAGCAGGTCAACGAACGATTGACTGAAGCCCGCGGGGAAATTCCCGCTGGGTTGGGAACTCCCACGATGGGGCCGATAGCGACGGGTATGGGTGAAATCTACCAATTCGAGTTGCGCACCAAGCCGGGCTGCGACTACGACCTTCAGGAATTGCGAACGATCCTCGATTGGCAGATTGCCTTTCAGCTGCGCAGCGTGCCCGGTGTCATTGAAGTCAATACATTCGGCGGAGAACTGAAGACGTACGAAGTGCAGGTGAATCCGAATGCCTTACTGAATTACAAGATCCCGCTGAACCGTGTATTCGAGGCTTTAGAGCGCAACAACGCCAACGCGGGCGGAGGGTACATCGTTCATCACGAAGAGCAACGGTTGATCCGCGGCGAAGGGCTCATCCAGTCCCTTAATGATATCGCAGACATCGTGTTGGACGCCCGCGATGATGGCACTGCGGTTCGCGTGCGTGACATTGGCGAGGTGCATTTCGCCCCGCTGCTACGTCAAGGCTACGTCACGCGCGACGGACGCGGTGAGGCGGTGACCGGTATTGTGATGATGCTGATTGGCGAAAACTCCCGCGTGGTCGTTGATCGTGTCAAACAGAAAATCGCCGAGATCGAAAATTCGCTGCCCGAAGGTGTTTACATCGACACATTCTACGACCGCACCGATTTGGTGCGCCGCGCCATCGGCACCGTCACCGAGAACATCAGTGGCGGCGCGATCTTAGTCATCATCATGCTGTTTCTGCTTGTGGGCGACTGGCGCGCCGGGTTGATCGTAGCATCGGCCATTCCGTTGTCCGCGCTCATTACATTCATTTCTATGAATTATTTCGGCGTCTCTGCGAACCTGATGAGTTTGGGGGCCTTGGACTTCGGTATCATCGTGGACGGGGCGGTGGTGATGGTCGAGAATGCGATCCGCCATGTGGGCGAGGCAAAACGCCGCAACCCCGAGTTGAAACGCGCGGGGCTGGACGTGTTTCGCGACGCCGGCCACGAAGTGGGTCGGCCGATCGTGTTCGCGGGCTCGATTGTAATCATCGTCTTTCTACCGATTATGTCGTTGCGGGGGATCGAGGGGAAGATGTTTGGCCCGATGGCCTTTGCGTTCATGTCGGCCCTGGCCGGAGCGCTGGTCCTGGCATTGACCGTCATGCCTGTGTTGGCCTCGCTGTTTCTGGCCCGCAAGTTTTGCGAAAAGGATTCCTTCCTCGTCCGCTGGTGCAAACGGGGCTACGAACCGTTATTGCGGTTGGCGATCCGCTGGCCGTTGGCCGTGTTTCTGATTGCCATCGCCGCATTTTCCATGGGAATAGTGATCGCAATGGGTTTTGGGGCCGAATTCGTCCCTAAGCTGGATGAAGGCGACATGGCGGTGCAGGCAATCCGACTGCCGAGCGTTTCGTTGGAACGCTCGATCGAAATGACCACGGAAATAGAAAAGACGCTATTGGCGGAGTTTCCTAAAGAAGTAGAATCAGTGATCTCCAAGACCGGTCGCCCGGAAATCGCCACCGACCCGATGGGCGTTGAGATGAGCGACATCTTCGTGATTCTCAAACCGAAAGGCGAGTGGCGTTTCGCTAGCAAACCGGAACTGATTGAAGCCATGAAGGAAACGCTGGAAAAAAACATTCCGGCGAACAATTTCAGCTTCACGCAACCAATAGAATTGCGAGTGCAGGAATTGATTGCTGGCGTGCGCTCGGATGTCGGCATTAGCCTCTATGGAGACGACCTGGAGAAACTGAAAGAGATCGGTAACGAGATCGCTGGTGTGGTCCAGCAAGTGCCCGGAGCGGCGGACGTTCAGCCCGAACAGACGGGCGGTTTGCCCTATGTCCAGATGCGCGTTCGACGCGATCAGATCGCCCGGTATGGTATTAACGTCGGGGATGTGCTCGACGCGATCTCAATCATTGGCGGGAAGGAGGTCGGGCAAGTGTTTGAGGGCCAACGTCGGTTTCCCTTGCAGGTGCGTCTGGAGCCAAAATGGCGGAGAGATGTCACGGCGCTTAAGCACATCAAGGTTGCTGATCCCACCGGTCGACAGATACCACTGGAACAGCTTGTTGAGATTGAAGTTGGTCCTGGAGTCGCGCAGATCAGCCGTGATGAAATTCGCCGCCGCTTTCTGATCCAAGTGAATGTCCGCGGCCGTGACCTAGCGAGTTTCGTGGCGGATGCCCAGAAAGCGGTCGAGGAGAAAGTGAAACTGCCACCTGGCTACCACATCGCCTGGGGAGGCAGCTTTAAAAACCTGCGAGAAGCGACGGGGCGGCTGACGATCGCTGTTCCGCTCGCACTGTTACTGATTTGCTCGTTGCTGTACATGACATTCAGGTCCGGCAAGCTGGCCCTGTTGATCTTCTTGAATGTGCCAGTCGCCACGACCGGCGGGATTTTGGCACTCTGGATACGCGGCATGCCTTTTTCGATCTCGGCGGGTGTCGGATTCATTGCCCTATCCGGCATCGCCGTGATGAACGGCGTCGTCCTGATCGAACACGTGCGGCATTTGCGGCATCGGGGCCAAAGCATTAAGGATGCCGTCTACCAGGGCGCGCTGGACCGCCTTCGACCCGTTTTGATGACTGCCACGACTGATGCACTGGGATTCATCCCCATGGCCATCTCAACCAGTTCCGGCGCGGAAGTCCAAAGACCTTTGGCGACGGTTGTCATCGGCGGCGTGATTACGTCGAGTCTCTTGACTCTAGTAGTCCTGCCGGCCATTTACCGCTGGTTCGAGCCGAAAGGCGAAGAAGATGTGGAATTATGAAAAGAGTCGAGAGGCAAGTGCCGGAGAGACGAGTTGATGAGTGAGTTCCTGAAAGTGCTTGGCCTTGCCCTTCTTTCGGCTTTGGGAAATTTTGGGGGAGGCGTGATCGCTGAGTGGTTACATCCTTCGCAGAAGACGCTTAACCGGGCATTGCACGCCGCGACGGGAATCATCTTAGCCGTTATCGCCGTCGAGGTGATCCCCAAGGTATTGGACAAAGCGTCGACTTGGTTGCTGGCACTGTCATTTGTCGCGGGAGGTGCGGCGTACTTGCTCCTGGAAGCTGGAATTGATCGCTGGCAACGGAGCAAACCCAAGGGAGCCGGCACGGGAGCCTGGATGGTGTACACGGCGGTCGCCACTGACTTGTTGGGCGACGGGCTTTTGATCGGCGCGGGCTCCGCCCTATCAGGCCAAATGGGGCTCGTCCTGGCACTAGGTCAGGTCTTGGCAGACATCCCGGAGGGCTTCGCAGTGGTCGCCAATTTTCGTGAGAAGGGCATGGGGCAGACGAAGCGGATTCTGATCTCCGCATCCTTTGCAGTACCCGTGGTAGCAGCAGCGGCGTTTGCGTACTTTGCGCTTCGCGGACAGGGAGAAGCTGTAAAAGTGGACGCCCTCGTCTTTGTGGCTGGCCTTTACACGCTCGCAGCCGTCGAGGACATGCTACGCAGGCCCATGAGAGCTCCGAGGACAGCCGCTGGTCTGCAGCTAGTTTCCTGCTCGGTTTTGCACTTTTCCTAGTCGTCTCACAATCGTTATTTTAGGTACAAAGCGAAGAGAGTCGAAGCATGAGCTTTATGATCGTGAATCCAATGACGAAGAAGGGCGACATCAGAGTCGAAACGACTCAGGCTGCAGACCGCTGGCGAAGTATTTCAGACCTCAAACGTCAACCCGACACATTCAGCTATCTAATATTTTTCTTTTCTGGTGTGGCGGCGCTGGTTTACGAAATCTCTTGGTCGC
This window harbors:
- a CDS encoding metal-dependent transcriptional regulator, which translates into the protein MTSATFFNRQALRFLTGVYNLIPYEGAILTESGRRQTHLTVRRRRLLEFFFCQSLGVTWKTLEKDAFRLEPCASDRLIDYIDDFLNHPEYDPGDAPIPQKDGSICRLQIR
- a CDS encoding ISAs1 family transposase yields the protein MRSFLNHADSCRYGSILYYYATVRKYRVEQYWHQRAVHLLAALDHQTGCVLSQTRVDCKTNEAKAVFDLFKTLVLKGKAIIGDAMCCQRDICEETVDSDGDYFFTVKENQPTLLKEIQLAFAETEGFSPLATTRNGSGRKEASTLCKGHGRVEHRRLITTTMLNEHFDWPGMKRACKIIRTTTHKLPVARRETSTHKNLKQQVKRDEVR
- a CDS encoding transposase; this encodes MKITPHPKRGGRRWEGATQDLVVATNLLDVPAEVIALIYQHRWQIELFFRFLKHVLGCRHLFSQDPQGVQIQTYCEMIDCLLISLITGKKPTLRTYEMLCFYFSGLADEEDLINHINRLQSHESR
- a CDS encoding transposase family protein, whose product is MQPADLCDLFSILDQITDHRGRQGQRHTFNAMLAAIICGTLSGIRSMRMIAKWVRQLERSTYHWLGFKRIPPCANTYTDLLKKICPEEFEQAIREWMCTLEGVEIDNDSLCATSIEGNTLCGSLQTHQRNTVQPTVCI
- a CDS encoding response regulator codes for the protein MLVLTQKISEATKPPSLSVSRTVKSVEGWRVRPAVSPPKEIPVHSQDVSARTKPLSPSNAGINAVRILVADADSSLAKIYTTHLSLLGFEVTMACNGVECLARLRNRIPHLIVLDAGLLWGRATDVLAILDECTDIPDVPVLVTYDHTCEQALPDVRSFRVNDYAAKPLTPNQLAERIRELIAFAGNCDEDLDSVDNCEGQSPKRTTGSAHDERRSN
- a CDS encoding efflux RND transporter periplasmic adaptor subunit, which translates into the protein MMNVDRIENLWCNKHRMTALMGYGLLAVAVGAAGMYAVTRAFLTEPVSGVASTEARHGVDDEHGEDSYVVTLAKDKWAVAGLRIAEVASSNLTRTEWITGKVALNEDRLAHVYSLVDGQIHEVKVQFGDDVKQGQVLAVIDSKEVGLAKLDLYKDRLDAEFAKINYEFMREINENTQALIKVLIERPPLEKIGATFDDKQLGKNRQQLMTAYANLYKSRADYERLTSVAESGVVAGKLLIEAKARFEADQATFQSLLEQLKFTASQEALLAEQKLQQAEQTVAASRSRLLILGYQQDDLKSIDPIKEGEMIAHYELRAPFDGTVIGKNVVLAERVGPDTEMFQVADLSTLWVQADIYQKDLPKTRQLGETLRFRSPDSDHLHEARIFYTGDILDPETRTVRLRATIDNPDRHLKPGMFVEIALPGETLSNIVTLPASAIQEVEGHDVVFVQTGLEAFEKRKVKVGMRSGDTVQIRDGLQPGNKVVVVGGFALKSELMKGSISHGH
- a CDS encoding efflux RND transporter permease subunit — translated: MINKFIDVSLDNRFVVLLLVVLLIAVGLSSMTTLPVDAVPDLTNVQVQVLTTSPSLGPVEMEQLITFPVETSMSGIPHVDEIRSVTRFGLSNVTIVFEEGTDIYWARQQVNERLTEARGEIPAGLGTPTMGPIATGMGEIYQFELRTKPGCDYDLQELRTILDWQIAFQLRSVPGVIEVNTFGGELKTYEVQVNPNALLNYKIPLNRVFEALERNNANAGGGYIVHHEEQRLIRGEGLIQSLNDIADIVLDARDDGTAVRVRDIGEVHFAPLLRQGYVTRDGRGEAVTGIVMMLIGENSRVVVDRVKQKIAEIENSLPEGVYIDTFYDRTDLVRRAIGTVTENISGGAILVIIMLFLLVGDWRAGLIVASAIPLSALITFISMNYFGVSANLMSLGALDFGIIVDGAVVMVENAIRHVGEAKRRNPELKRAGLDVFRDAGHEVGRPIVFAGSIVIIVFLPIMSLRGIEGKMFGPMAFAFMSALAGALVLALTVMPVLASLFLARKFCEKDSFLVRWCKRGYEPLLRLAIRWPLAVFLIAIAAFSMGIVIAMGFGAEFVPKLDEGDMAVQAIRLPSVSLERSIEMTTEIEKTLLAEFPKEVESVISKTGRPEIATDPMGVEMSDIFVILKPKGEWRFASKPELIEAMKETLEKNIPANNFSFTQPIELRVQELIAGVRSDVGISLYGDDLEKLKEIGNEIAGVVQQVPGAADVQPEQTGGLPYVQMRVRRDQIARYGINVGDVLDAISIIGGKEVGQVFEGQRRFPLQVRLEPKWRRDVTALKHIKVADPTGRQIPLEQLVEIEVGPGVAQISRDEIRRRFLIQVNVRGRDLASFVADAQKAVEEKVKLPPGYHIAWGGSFKNLREATGRLTIAVPLALLLICSLLYMTFRSGKLALLIFLNVPVATTGGILALWIRGMPFSISAGVGFIALSGIAVMNGVVLIEHVRHLRHRGQSIKDAVYQGALDRLRPVLMTATTDALGFIPMAISTSSGAEVQRPLATVVIGGVITSSLLTLVVLPAIYRWFEPKGEEDVEL
- a CDS encoding ZIP family metal transporter; the protein is MSEFLKVLGLALLSALGNFGGGVIAEWLHPSQKTLNRALHAATGIILAVIAVEVIPKVLDKASTWLLALSFVAGGAAYLLLEAGIDRWQRSKPKGAGTGAWMVYTAVATDLLGDGLLIGAGSALSGQMGLVLALGQVLADIPEGFAVVANFREKGMGQTKRILISASFAVPVVAAAAFAYFALRGQGEAVKVDALVFVAGLYTLAAVEDMLRRPMRAPRTAAGLQLVSCSVLHFS